In a single window of the Rhodamnia argentea isolate NSW1041297 chromosome 2, ASM2092103v1, whole genome shotgun sequence genome:
- the LOC115743107 gene encoding protein HOMOLOG OF MAMMALIAN LYST-INTERACTING PROTEIN 5 isoform X2 — translation MASEHEHEPAKVLLPYLQRADELQKHEPVVAYYCRLYAMDRGLRIPQSERTKTTNALLSSLIKQLEKDKKSLTLGPEDNLYLEGFALNVFGKADKQDRAGRADLNTAKTFYAASIFFEILSQFGPLQPDLEQKQKYAAWKAADIRKALKEGRKPVPGPPSGDDDLSIPSSTPSGSYDLGPSESTFSNAGPEADSSPQVHDKLDHQHHHSAGIPPSSSSYSSASYPSHDFQPPSPPITRAASSTYSSYSPPNYPQESSHPPPNYPQESSHPPPNYPQESSHPPPNYAQESSHPSLNRPSDVKHHLPHSYPSDQLPQIPHNYPSEPQQNIPLTYLSESQHHLPNSYPSQETPVYSYPHFQSYPSFTESNLSSVPSQYSSHYQSHDVSYPPQSDHQTSKSYASTAQYGAGNRNGTTPEAPPAETYKYDSNYQPPPEKIAEAHKAARFAVGALAFDDVSIAVDYLRKSLELLTNPSAGQ, via the exons ATGGCGAGCGAGCATGAGCACGAGCCTGCGAAGGTGCTGCTACCGTATCTCCAACGAGCCGATGAGTTGCAGAAACACGAACCTGTCGTCGCTTACTACT GTAGGCTTTATGCGATGGATCGAGGTCTGAGGATTCCGCAGAGCGAGCGAACTAAAACCACCAATGCCCTCCTCAGTTCCCTCATAAAACAGCTTGAAAAG GACAAAAAATCGCTAACTCTGGGGCCAGAAGACAATTTGTATCTGGAGGGTTTTGCCTTGAATGTGTTTGGGAAGGCAGACAAACAAGATCGTGCTGGGCGTGCTGATTT GAATACTGCAAAAACATTTTATGCTGCTAGCATCTTCTTCGAGATTCTCAGCCAATTTGGGCCTCTTCAGCCAGAT CTTGAACAAAAACAGAAGTATGCTGCATGGAAGGCAGCAGATATAAGGAAAGCCttgaaagaaggaaggaagccAGTACCTGGGCCACCCTCTGGTGATGATGATCTCTCTATACCATCAAGTACACCAAGTGGTTCATAT GACCTTGGGCCTAGTGAATCTACTTTCTCCAATGCTGGACCAGAAGCTGATTCGTCACCTCAGGTCCATGATAAATTGGACCACCAACATCATCACTCTGCAGGCATTCCTCCATCTTCTAGTTCTTATTCATCTGCCAGTTATCCGTCTCATGACTTTCAGCCACCTTCTCCTCCAATTACAAGAGCTGCGAGTTCTACTTACTCATCATACAGTCCTCCAAACTATCCTCAAGAATCCTCGCACCCTCCCCCAAACTATCCTCAAGAATC CTCGCACCCTCCCCCAAACTATCCTCAAGAATCCTCACACCCTCCCCCAAACTATGCTCAAGAATCCTCACATCCTTCTCTGAATCGCCCTTCAGATGTGAAACACCATTTACCACATAGTTATCCCTCAGATCAACTGCCACAGATTCCACATAATTATCCTTCAGAACCACAGCAGAATATTCCACTTACTTACCTATCAGAATCACAACACCACTTACCAAATAGTTATCCTTCTCAGGAGACCCCTGTCTACTCATATCCCCATTTCCAATCCTATCCGAGTTTCACGGAAAGTAACCTCTCATCGGTCCCATCTCAATATTCTTCTCACTACCAAAGCCATGATGTGTCTTACCCTCCGCAGTCAGATCATCAAACCTCAAAGAGCTATGCTTCAACTGCTCAGTATGGGGCTGGGAACCGAAATGGAACTACTCCAGAAGCTCCTCCTGCAGAAACATACAAATACGACAGTAACTACCAGCCGCCACCCGAAAAAATCGCCGAGGCACACAAAGCTGCTAGGTTTGCTGTTGGGGCATTGGCATTTGATGATGTTTCCATTGCAGTGGACTACTTGCGAAAATCTCTTGAACTGCTGACAAATCCGTCGGCAGGTCAGTAA
- the LOC115735288 gene encoding cell division protein FtsZ homolog 1, chloroplastic gives MASSVHLTNLKDLISPNLRHTTFTHSISRASFCSNVSKRRSPWRRSRAKSSGASCSFVPMESAKIKVVGVGGGGNNAVNRMIGSGLQGVDFYAINTDSQALLQSAAENPLQIGELLTRGLGTGGNPTLGEQAAEESKEAIANALKGSDLVFITAGMGGGTGSGAAPVVAQISREAGYLTVGVVTYPFSFEGRKRSLQALEAIEKLQKNVDTLIVIPNDRLLDIADEQTPLQDAFLLADDVLRQGVQGISDIITIPGLVNVDFADVKAVMKDSGTAMLGVGVSSSKNRAEEAAEQATLAPLIGSSIQSATGIVYNITGGKDITLQEVNRVSQVVTSLADPSANIIFGAVVDDRYNGEIHVTIIATGFSQSFQKTLLTDPKASKLIDKVAAQENKGMPLPLKIPASPSPVNSKSPPRRLFF, from the exons ATGGCGTCTTCGGTCCACCTGACCAATCTCAAAGACCTAATCTCGCCAAACCTCCGCCACACCACCTTCACGCATTCCATTTCCAGGGCAAGCTTCTGCTCCAACGTTAGCAAGAGGAGGTCTCCATGGAGACGGAGCCGGGCAAAATCAAGCGGCGCGAGCTGCTCCTTCGTCCCCATGGAGTCGGCCAAGATAAAGGTGGTCGGAGTTGGCGGTGGCGGCAACAATGCCGTCAATCGCATGATCGGAAGTGGTCTGCAG GGTGTCGACTTTTACGCCATAAATACAGATTCTCAGGCATTACTACAGTCTGCAGCAGAGAACCCCCTACAGATTGGAGAGCTCTTGACTCGTGGATTAG GTACAGGAGGAAACCCAACTTTGGGAGAGCAGGCAGCGGAGGAATCAAAGGAAGCCATAGCCAATGCTCTTAAAGGGTCAGATCTCGTGTTCATAACAGCTGGTATGGGTGGGGGAACCGGATCTGGCGCTGCTCCAGTTGTTGCCCAGATATCCAGGGAAGCTGGTTATCTCACTGTTGGGGTGGTTACCTATCCTTTCAGCTTTGAAGGACGTAAAAGATCTCTGCAG gCATTAGAGGCTATTGAGAAGTTGCAAAAGAATGTGGACACACTAATAGTGATTCCGAATGATCGTTTGCTTGACATTGCTGATGAGCAGACACCCCTACAGGATGCTTTTCTTCTTGCTGATGATGTCTTACGCCAAGGGGTCCAAGGAATTTCTGATATAATCACA ATACCTGGACTTGTAAATGTGGATTTTGCAGATGTAAAGGCAGTCATGAAGGACTCTGGAACTGCAATGCTTGGTGTAGGGGTTTCCTCCAGCAAAAATCGCGCAGAAGAAGCGGCCGAACAAGCTACATTGGCTCCTTTGATTGGATCATCAATTCAATCAGCTACTGGAATTGTCTATAATATCACTGGAGGGAAGGATATAACCTTGCAGGAAGTAAACAGAGTTTCCCAG GTGGTGACAAGTTTGGCTGATCCTTCTGCAAACATCATATTCGGTGCTGTTGTCGATGACCGATATAATGGTGAGATTCACGTGACTATCATTGCGACAGGTTTCTCGCAATCTTTTCAGAAGACGCTTCTCACTGACCCCAAGGCTTCCAAACTAATTGACAAAGTAGCAGCTCAAGAAAACAAGGGCATGCCTCTGCCTCTCAAAATTCCCGCCTCTCCTTCCCCTGTTAATTCCAAGTCTCCACCGCGAAGGCTCTTCTTCTGA
- the LOC115735296 gene encoding syntaxin-51-like isoform X2 codes for MAYSADSWMKEYNEAAKLADDIGGMISEHDKLVSTGPENQRHASSIRRKITILGTRLDSLQSVLTKMPSNRPISEKEMNRRRDMLSNLRTKKDQMASALNMSNSRNRDSLLGPDAKPADAMSRTVGLDNRGIVGLQRQIMKG; via the exons ATGGCTTATTCTGCAGACTCATGGATGAAGGAATATAACGAAGCAGCCAAGTTGGCTGATGATATCGGTGGCATGATTTCTGAGCACGATAAGTTGGTCTCAACGGGACCCGAAAACCAGCGTCACGCGTCTTCTATACGGAGGAAGATAACGATATTGGGCACGAGGTTGGATAGTTTGCAGTCTGTCCTAACAAAGATGCCCAGCAATCGGCCTAT ATCTGAAAAAGAGATGAATAGGCGCAGAGACATGCTTTCTAACTTGAGAACAAAAAAGGACCAGATGGCTTCCGCACTGAACATGTCGAACTCTCGAAATAGAGATAGTTTGTTAGGTCCGGATGCAAAGCCAGCTGATGCGATGAGCAGAACTGTCGGCTTGGACAATCGAGGCATTGTTGGTCTTCAGCGTCAAATTATGAAAG GATAG
- the LOC115743107 gene encoding protein HOMOLOG OF MAMMALIAN LYST-INTERACTING PROTEIN 5 isoform X1 codes for MASEHEHEPAKVLLPYLQRADELQKHEPVVAYYCRLYAMDRGLRIPQSERTKTTNALLSSLIKQLEKDKKSLTLGPEDNLYLEGFALNVFGKADKQDRAGRADLNTAKTFYAASIFFEILSQFGPLQPDLEQKQKYAAWKAADIRKALKEGRKPVPGPPSGDDDLSIPSSTPSGSYDLGPSESTFSNAGPEADSSPQVHDKLDHQHHHSAGIPPSSSSYSSASYPSHDFQPPSPPITRAASSTYSSYSPPNYPQESSHPPPNYPQESSHPPPNYAQESSHPPPNYPQESSHPPPNYAQESSHPSLNRPSDVKHHLPHSYPSDQLPQIPHNYPSEPQQNIPLTYLSESQHHLPNSYPSQETPVYSYPHFQSYPSFTESNLSSVPSQYSSHYQSHDVSYPPQSDHQTSKSYASTAQYGAGNRNGTTPEAPPAETYKYDSNYQPPPEKIAEAHKAARFAVGALAFDDVSIAVDYLRKSLELLTNPSAGQ; via the exons ATGGCGAGCGAGCATGAGCACGAGCCTGCGAAGGTGCTGCTACCGTATCTCCAACGAGCCGATGAGTTGCAGAAACACGAACCTGTCGTCGCTTACTACT GTAGGCTTTATGCGATGGATCGAGGTCTGAGGATTCCGCAGAGCGAGCGAACTAAAACCACCAATGCCCTCCTCAGTTCCCTCATAAAACAGCTTGAAAAG GACAAAAAATCGCTAACTCTGGGGCCAGAAGACAATTTGTATCTGGAGGGTTTTGCCTTGAATGTGTTTGGGAAGGCAGACAAACAAGATCGTGCTGGGCGTGCTGATTT GAATACTGCAAAAACATTTTATGCTGCTAGCATCTTCTTCGAGATTCTCAGCCAATTTGGGCCTCTTCAGCCAGAT CTTGAACAAAAACAGAAGTATGCTGCATGGAAGGCAGCAGATATAAGGAAAGCCttgaaagaaggaaggaagccAGTACCTGGGCCACCCTCTGGTGATGATGATCTCTCTATACCATCAAGTACACCAAGTGGTTCATAT GACCTTGGGCCTAGTGAATCTACTTTCTCCAATGCTGGACCAGAAGCTGATTCGTCACCTCAGGTCCATGATAAATTGGACCACCAACATCATCACTCTGCAGGCATTCCTCCATCTTCTAGTTCTTATTCATCTGCCAGTTATCCGTCTCATGACTTTCAGCCACCTTCTCCTCCAATTACAAGAGCTGCGAGTTCTACTTACTCATCATACAGTCCTCCAAACTATCCTCAAGAATCCTCGCACCCTCCCCCAAACTATCCTCAAGAATCCTCACACCCTCCCCCAAACTATGCTCAAGAATCCTCGCACCCTCCCCCAAACTATCCTCAAGAATCCTCACACCCTCCCCCAAACTATGCTCAAGAATCCTCACATCCTTCTCTGAATCGCCCTTCAGATGTGAAACACCATTTACCACATAGTTATCCCTCAGATCAACTGCCACAGATTCCACATAATTATCCTTCAGAACCACAGCAGAATATTCCACTTACTTACCTATCAGAATCACAACACCACTTACCAAATAGTTATCCTTCTCAGGAGACCCCTGTCTACTCATATCCCCATTTCCAATCCTATCCGAGTTTCACGGAAAGTAACCTCTCATCGGTCCCATCTCAATATTCTTCTCACTACCAAAGCCATGATGTGTCTTACCCTCCGCAGTCAGATCATCAAACCTCAAAGAGCTATGCTTCAACTGCTCAGTATGGGGCTGGGAACCGAAATGGAACTACTCCAGAAGCTCCTCCTGCAGAAACATACAAATACGACAGTAACTACCAGCCGCCACCCGAAAAAATCGCCGAGGCACACAAAGCTGCTAGGTTTGCTGTTGGGGCATTGGCATTTGATGATGTTTCCATTGCAGTGGACTACTTGCGAAAATCTCTTGAACTGCTGACAAATCCGTCGGCAGGTCAGTAA
- the LOC115735296 gene encoding syntaxin-51-like isoform X1 produces the protein MAYSADSWMKEYNEAAKLADDIGGMISEHDKLVSTGPENQRHASSIRRKITILGTRLDSLQSVLTKMPSNRPISEKEMNRRRDMLSNLRTKKDQMASALNMSNSRNRDSLLGPDAKPADAMSRTVGLDNRGIVGLQRQIMKEQDEGLGKLEETVTSTKHIALAVNEELDLHARLIDSLDQHVDVTDSRLRRVQKNLTILNKRMKGSCTCMSMLLAVIAIVILVVAIYLVIKYL, from the exons ATGGCTTATTCTGCAGACTCATGGATGAAGGAATATAACGAAGCAGCCAAGTTGGCTGATGATATCGGTGGCATGATTTCTGAGCACGATAAGTTGGTCTCAACGGGACCCGAAAACCAGCGTCACGCGTCTTCTATACGGAGGAAGATAACGATATTGGGCACGAGGTTGGATAGTTTGCAGTCTGTCCTAACAAAGATGCCCAGCAATCGGCCTAT ATCTGAAAAAGAGATGAATAGGCGCAGAGACATGCTTTCTAACTTGAGAACAAAAAAGGACCAGATGGCTTCCGCACTGAACATGTCGAACTCTCGAAATAGAGATAGTTTGTTAGGTCCGGATGCAAAGCCAGCTGATGCGATGAGCAGAACTGTCGGCTTGGACAATCGAGGCATTGTTGGTCTTCAGCGTCAAATTATGAAAG AGCAAGATGAAGGTCTTGGAAAGCTTGAGGAGACGGTGACAAGTACAAAACACATTGCCTTGGCAGTTAATGAAGAACTGGACTTGCATGCTAGACTAATT GATAGTTTGGACCAGCATGTGGATGTCACAGACTCCCGTCTACGG AGGGTGCAGAAGAACttgactatattgaacaagCGCATGAAGGGCAGCTGCACCTGCATGAGCATGCTTTTAGCAGTTATTGCAATTGTGATTTTGGTGGTCGCTATTTACTTGGTAATCAAGTACCTGTAA
- the LOC115736085 gene encoding long-chain-alcohol O-fatty-acyltransferase-like, with product MGGDAEEELKNFIQVWISALAALAYSYFASSAVPRGALRLLSLLPAVLLLSLLPLRLSSAHLGGPTAFFLVWLANFKLLLLSFHLGPLADAPSFLHFLSLASLPVKVKPPRDDKKVSGKSPKSTLASVRLAIKVLILVSILHAYEYRPRLHEYAILALYCVHLYLELELVLAICAVPASAALGFDLERQFDEPYLATSLQDFWGRRWNLMVSSILRSTVYDPVRRRLAPLIGSRPASLPATVAAFAVSGVMHEAIYYYITRARPTGEVTWFFTLHGICVAAEVAVKRWAGGRWRMHRAASGMLTAAFLMVTGMRWFFPQLMRNGVHEKVISECYAIFHFGKDELTRFIFHIKSEFM from the coding sequence ATGGGCGGAGACGCAGAAGAAGAGCTCAAGAACTTCATCCAAGTGTGGATCTCCGCCCTCGCCGCCCTCGCCTACTCCTACTTCGCCTCCTCCGCCGTCCCGCGCGGTGCCCTCcgcctcctctccctcctccccgccgtcctcctcctctccctcctccccctccGCCTCTCCTCCGCCCACCTCGGCGGCCCCACCGCCTTCTTCCTCGTCTGGCTCGCCAACttcaagctcctcctcctctccttccaCCTCGGCCCCCTCGCCGACGCCCCCAGCTTCCTTCACTTCCTCTCCCTCGCCTCCCTCCCTGTCAAAGTCAAACCGCCCCGCGACGACAAGAAAGTCTCTGGAAAGTCCCCGAAATCCACTCTTGCTTCCGTCCGACTCGCGATCAAGGTTTTGATTCTGGTCTCGATTCTCCACGCCTACGAGTACAGGCCTCGGTTGCATGAGTACGCCATCCTCGCGCTCTACTGCGTCCACTTGTACCTGGAATTGGAGCTCGTCCTCGCGATCTGCGCGGTCCCGGCTAGCGCCGCCCTAGGGTTTGACCTCGAGCGCCAGTTCGACGAGCCCTACCTGGCGACCTCACTGCAGGACTTCTGGGGCCGGCGGTGGAACCTCATGGTCAGCAGCATACTCCGGTCCACCGTGTACGACCCCGTTCGGCGTCGCCTCGCGCCCCTAATCGGGTCGAGGCCGGCCTCCCTCCCGGCGACCGTCGCGGCGTTCGCCGTCTCCGGGGTGATGCACGAGGCGATCTACTACTACATCACGCGGGCGAGGCCCACGGGGGAGGTGACGTGGTTCTTTACGTTGCACGGGATCTGCGTGGCGGCGGAGGTGGCGGTGAAGAGGTGGGCGGGCGGGAGGTGGAGGATGCACAGGGCGGCGTCGGGGATGTTGACGGCGGCGTTCCTGATGGTGACGGGGATGCGATGGTTTTTCCCGCAGTTGATGAGGAATGGTGTCCATGAGAAAGTCATAAGCGAATGCTACGCGATTTTCCATTTTGGGAAGGACGAATTGACTCGcttcatttttcatataaaaagcGAATTCATGTGA
- the LOC115739463 gene encoding V-type proton ATPase subunit e1-like, with protein sequence MGFVVTSLIFTVIGILASLCTRVFCNSGPSTNLLLVTLVITATVCCWMMWAIVYLAQMKPLIVPILTDGE encoded by the exons ATGGGATTCGTGGTCACGAGCCTCATTTTTACAGTGATTGGGATTCTTGCATCGCTCTGTACCAGAGTTTTCTGCAACAGCGGGCCATCCACGAATTT GTTACTCGTCACTTTGGTTATTACAGCTACAGTCTGCTGTTGGATGAT GTGGGCAATTGTATATCTTGCGCAGATGAAACCTCTCATTGTGCCAATTCTGACTGATGGGGAATGA
- the LOC115743107 gene encoding protein HOMOLOG OF MAMMALIAN LYST-INTERACTING PROTEIN 5 isoform X3 — MDRGLRIPQSERTKTTNALLSSLIKQLEKDKKSLTLGPEDNLYLEGFALNVFGKADKQDRAGRADLNTAKTFYAASIFFEILSQFGPLQPDLEQKQKYAAWKAADIRKALKEGRKPVPGPPSGDDDLSIPSSTPSGSYDLGPSESTFSNAGPEADSSPQVHDKLDHQHHHSAGIPPSSSSYSSASYPSHDFQPPSPPITRAASSTYSSYSPPNYPQESSHPPPNYPQESSHPPPNYAQESSHPPPNYPQESSHPPPNYAQESSHPSLNRPSDVKHHLPHSYPSDQLPQIPHNYPSEPQQNIPLTYLSESQHHLPNSYPSQETPVYSYPHFQSYPSFTESNLSSVPSQYSSHYQSHDVSYPPQSDHQTSKSYASTAQYGAGNRNGTTPEAPPAETYKYDSNYQPPPEKIAEAHKAARFAVGALAFDDVSIAVDYLRKSLELLTNPSAGQ, encoded by the exons ATGGATCGAGGTCTGAGGATTCCGCAGAGCGAGCGAACTAAAACCACCAATGCCCTCCTCAGTTCCCTCATAAAACAGCTTGAAAAG GACAAAAAATCGCTAACTCTGGGGCCAGAAGACAATTTGTATCTGGAGGGTTTTGCCTTGAATGTGTTTGGGAAGGCAGACAAACAAGATCGTGCTGGGCGTGCTGATTT GAATACTGCAAAAACATTTTATGCTGCTAGCATCTTCTTCGAGATTCTCAGCCAATTTGGGCCTCTTCAGCCAGAT CTTGAACAAAAACAGAAGTATGCTGCATGGAAGGCAGCAGATATAAGGAAAGCCttgaaagaaggaaggaagccAGTACCTGGGCCACCCTCTGGTGATGATGATCTCTCTATACCATCAAGTACACCAAGTGGTTCATAT GACCTTGGGCCTAGTGAATCTACTTTCTCCAATGCTGGACCAGAAGCTGATTCGTCACCTCAGGTCCATGATAAATTGGACCACCAACATCATCACTCTGCAGGCATTCCTCCATCTTCTAGTTCTTATTCATCTGCCAGTTATCCGTCTCATGACTTTCAGCCACCTTCTCCTCCAATTACAAGAGCTGCGAGTTCTACTTACTCATCATACAGTCCTCCAAACTATCCTCAAGAATCCTCGCACCCTCCCCCAAACTATCCTCAAGAATCCTCACACCCTCCCCCAAACTATGCTCAAGAATCCTCGCACCCTCCCCCAAACTATCCTCAAGAATCCTCACACCCTCCCCCAAACTATGCTCAAGAATCCTCACATCCTTCTCTGAATCGCCCTTCAGATGTGAAACACCATTTACCACATAGTTATCCCTCAGATCAACTGCCACAGATTCCACATAATTATCCTTCAGAACCACAGCAGAATATTCCACTTACTTACCTATCAGAATCACAACACCACTTACCAAATAGTTATCCTTCTCAGGAGACCCCTGTCTACTCATATCCCCATTTCCAATCCTATCCGAGTTTCACGGAAAGTAACCTCTCATCGGTCCCATCTCAATATTCTTCTCACTACCAAAGCCATGATGTGTCTTACCCTCCGCAGTCAGATCATCAAACCTCAAAGAGCTATGCTTCAACTGCTCAGTATGGGGCTGGGAACCGAAATGGAACTACTCCAGAAGCTCCTCCTGCAGAAACATACAAATACGACAGTAACTACCAGCCGCCACCCGAAAAAATCGCCGAGGCACACAAAGCTGCTAGGTTTGCTGTTGGGGCATTGGCATTTGATGATGTTTCCATTGCAGTGGACTACTTGCGAAAATCTCTTGAACTGCTGACAAATCCGTCGGCAGGTCAGTAA
- the LOC115742836 gene encoding uncharacterized protein LOC115742836, with protein sequence MDSGIALSPEAPEPRADGSASPTGEKRGALDGGTGGSAVPTAKKPRFGRADFGRVAEIVLVLAAMGRMRGGRDPTEAELGLMMEAREKLASVCATLAPEDIVAGDAIGRVIEDLGLNGKPKEQRLGYTVPKLSIAEKLTFAKRKMEESKKFTSHTASYSPHSSPTSFVATAENRGMAPLVRPFPSDKVNQSPLSSGVIPVSSATANVSSGSSAPYQLQRSEIKTSTASSVISNSHIGRDSSPMLMPKVDQANNANHAGPHNLTKPSQATYANQPSVNAPSWSLQTQHALLSRLGTGNSIPSNTLGQVEQASTSGSAVPPLAARNPTNRPFTAQTAAARLPAMHHQSFQGVNFVSAPSSYASHYEIAKIIQKLLTPKLPEHPTWTPPSREYMNKALICQLCQATVTDVESVLLCDACEKGFHFKCLQSQNQKGIPKAEWHCQKCLALSHGKALPPKYGRVMRNLGGPKVAPTATASHSYSERKVRVMDSKSNQPKIATNGVSYSQNAAVVITAGKNHVNTGSDLQIPKAREMRENNLSSSKKEGDQKPFSESGMNSSVKSLDPICGSPLGLLSERSKENREKYEPFAHFEQECHLKSELPAGLCESANIECSLPSSSHGVSDVKHLEKRTCTEVSSKMLDNNDSTVKGAEKSSAEDHQDSTSTYDVKQVDQDDRWPDHVQNSDNSTGKRECVGFSTDIALGVEWVGDALEVVNGKTFYSSCCVGGVTYKVKEHALFRLSNDKLTPFKLQAMWEDSGTGLKWFDITRCYFPGDLPNNVAHPFVPDSNEVFESNHDSSAMACLIQGPCDVLPPAKFKEETERRSHIGSEANVTSRPLFLCNWFYDELKGHFQAVSI encoded by the exons ATGGATTCGGGGATCGCTCTCTCTCCCGAGGCTCCGGAGCCTCGGGCGGACGGCTCGGCCTCTCCGACTGGGGAGAAGCGAGGGGCTCTGGATGGAGGAACTGGAGGATCGGCCGTCCCGACGGCGAAGAAGCCGAGATTTGGGCGGGCGGACTTCGGAAGAGTGGCGGAGATCGTGTTGGTGTTGGCAGCGATGGGGAGGATGCGCGGAGGGAGGGATCCGACGGAGGCGGAGCTAGGTTTGATGATGGAGGCCAGGGAGAAGCTGGCGTCTGTGTGCGCGACCCTAGCTCCGGAGGATATTGTGGCTGGCGATGCTATTGGGCGCGTGATTGAGGATTTGGGGCTCAATGGAAAGCCTAAGGAACAGAGGTTAGGTTATACGGTTCCAAAATTGTCGATTGCTGAGAAGCTGACGTTTGCAAAGAGGAAG ATGGAAGAATCGAAGAAGTTCACTTCCCATACAGCTTCTTATTCACCCCACTCGTCGCCAACAAGTTTTGTTGCTACAGCCGAAAACCGTGGAATGGCACCTCTTGTTCGTCCATTTCCTTCGGATAAAGTTAATCAGTCTCCCCTTTCTTCCGGAGTCATCCCAGTTTCTTCTGCCACAGCTAATGTTTCTTCTGGAAGCTCTGCGCCATACCAGCTTCAACGAAGTGAAATAAAGACGTCAACTGCTTCTAGTGTGATATCTAATAGTCATATAGGAAGAGATTCTTCTCCAATGCTTATGCCCAAGGTTGATCAAGCAAACAATGCGAATCATGCGGGACCTCATAATTTAACTAAACCTTCACAAG CAACTTATGCAAATCAACCATCTGTGAATGCTCCTTCCTGGTCCCTACAAACCCAACATGCGTTGTTATCTAGACTAGGAACAGGAAATAGTATTCCTAGTAATACATTGGGCCAAGTCGAGCAAGCCTCTACCTCAGGGTCTGCAGTGCCTCCTCTTGCAGCAAGAAACCCAACAAATAGACCATTCACTGCGCAAACTGCTGCTGCACGTCTGCCTGCCATGCATCATCAATCTTTTCAGGGTGTCAACTTTGTTTCTGCACCGTCAAGTTACGCTAGTCACTACGAAATTGCTAAAATTATTCAGAAGCTCTTAACTCCAAAGCTTCCCGAGCATCCTACATGGACTCCTCCTTCAAGGGAGTATATGAATAAGGCATTGATTTGCCAGCTTTGCCAAGCTACCGTCACTGATGTGGAAAGTGTGTTACTTTGTGATGCTTGTGAGAAAGGATTCCACTTCAAATGCTTGCAGTCGCAGAATCAGAAAGGGATACCTAAAGCTGAATGGCATTGCCAGAAATGCTTGGCACTGAGCCATGGGAAGGCCTTGCCCCCTAAATATGGTCGTGTAATGAGAAACTTAGGTGGTCCAAAAGTAGCCCCTACTGCTACTGCTAGTCATTCATATTCAGAGAGGAAAGTTAGAGTTATGGATTCAAAGTCCAATCAACCAAAGATAGCAACGAATGGTGTCTCCTACTCACAAAATGCTGCTGTTGTCATTACTGCTGGAAAAAATCATGTTAATACTGGCTCTGATTTGCAAATTCCAAAGGCCAGAGAAATGCGGGAGAATAATCTCTCTTCATCTAAAAAAGAAGGGGATCAGAAGCCTTTTTCTGAATCTGGGATGAATAGCTCAGTGAAGTCCTTGGATCCCATTTGTGGTTCTCCTCTTGGTTTACTGAGTGAAAGATCCAAGGAGAACAGGGAAAAATATGAGCCATTTGCGCATTTTGAACAAGAATGTCACTTAAAGTCAGAGCTTCCTGCTGGCTTATGTGAGTCGGCAAATATTGAATGTAGTCTGCCTTCATCTTCACACGGTGTGTCAGATGTTAAGCACTTAGAAAAGAGAACTTGTACTGAAGTGTCATCTAAAATGTTAGATAATAATGATTCCACTGTAAAAGGTGCAGAAAAGTCCAGTGCAGAAGACCATCAAGATTCTACTTCAACATATGATGTAAAGCAAGTGGACCAAGATGACAGATGGCCAGATCATGTTCAGAATTCTGATAATAGTACTGGAAAGAGAGAGTGTGTTGGCTTCTCTACGGATATTGCCCTTGGTGTTGAGTGGGTTGGTGATGCACTAGAAGTTGTCAATGGCAAGACATTTTACTCTTCTTGCTGCGTTGGTGGAGTAACATACAAAGTGAAGGAGCACGCGCTTTTTCGTTTGAGCAACGACAAATTGACACCATTTAAACTTCAG GCAATGTGGGAGGATAGCGGAACTGGTTTGAAGTGGTTTGACATTACCAGGTGTTATTTTCCTGGTGACTTGCCAAATAATGTGGCTCATCCATTTGTCCCTGACAGCAATGAG GTTTTTGAATCTAATCATGATAGTAGTGCAATGGCCTGCTTGATTCAAGGCCCTTGTGATGTTCTTCCCCCCGccaaattcaaagaagaaactGAAAGACGAAGTCATATAGGAAGCGAAGCGAATGTTACATCGAGACCTCTCTTTCTGTGCAA TTGGTTTTATGATGAACTGAAAGGTCATTTTCAAGCTGTTTCCATTTAG